A stretch of Synechococcus sp. MIT S9220 DNA encodes these proteins:
- a CDS encoding SOS response-associated peptidase: MCGRYALATPLSQLPKVLLERMDHEHRTRYAPRDLIVPGEPLLAYRSDQSGPEASLMLWGLIPGWLKDPSQGPRPFNARSETVADKPSFRGSWRHRRCLIPASCFFEKGRAIRRIDRQPFWLAGLWERWLGSDGSEVDSCTVLTTSPNQLVKPLHHRMPVLIPQGLEEAWMSALDGQQLRALEPLLSPWDPRGWEVVSGKDDGQLSLLSALQS, translated from the coding sequence ATGTGCGGTCGTTATGCCCTCGCCACGCCCCTGAGCCAGCTTCCAAAGGTTTTGCTCGAGCGCATGGACCACGAACATCGCACTCGCTACGCACCACGCGATTTGATTGTTCCTGGCGAGCCGCTGCTGGCCTATCGCTCTGATCAGTCGGGTCCAGAAGCATCGCTGATGCTTTGGGGATTGATTCCTGGTTGGCTGAAGGATCCTTCGCAGGGGCCCAGGCCTTTCAATGCCCGTTCGGAAACGGTCGCAGACAAGCCCAGTTTTCGAGGCTCCTGGCGTCATCGACGCTGTCTGATCCCTGCCAGTTGTTTCTTCGAAAAAGGTCGCGCGATCAGACGCATTGATCGCCAACCCTTCTGGCTTGCTGGCCTCTGGGAGCGTTGGTTGGGGAGTGATGGCAGTGAGGTTGATAGCTGCACTGTCCTCACAACGAGTCCGAATCAGCTCGTCAAACCACTGCATCACCGGATGCCCGTGCTGATTCCGCAGGGATTGGAAGAAGCCTGGATGTCAGCCTTGGATGGCCAGCAGTTGAGAGCGCTTGAGCCGCTGCTCAGTCCATGGGATCCCAGGGGCTGGGAAGTGGTCTCTGGCAAGGACGATGGCCAGCTTTCGTTGCTTTCTGCTCTGCAGAGCTGA
- a CDS encoding DoxX family protein: protein MIRAILTRPFLADAGLLLLRVFTGVLLIHHGYEKLANINNFADAFVRPLGLPFPITLSYIAAFSEVGGSWLLITGLLTRFGALAILGTMTVAIYHAVSTAGFNIYLLELLGLYFASATAILAVGPGRLSVDELIARRFAPDTRSQADRLEAAFTADAEAANDVKADVVADGVS from the coding sequence GTGATCAGGGCAATTCTTACTCGTCCATTCCTTGCTGACGCTGGTCTGCTTCTGCTCCGAGTCTTCACCGGAGTGCTCCTGATCCACCACGGTTACGAGAAGCTCGCCAATATCAACAATTTTGCAGACGCGTTTGTCCGTCCTCTCGGACTTCCCTTCCCCATCACGCTGTCTTACATCGCAGCTTTTTCAGAAGTCGGCGGCAGCTGGTTGCTGATCACGGGTTTGCTGACCCGTTTCGGTGCCCTGGCCATTCTCGGAACAATGACCGTGGCGATCTACCACGCTGTCAGCACCGCTGGATTCAATATCTACCTGCTTGAGCTTCTTGGTCTGTATTTCGCATCTGCGACAGCAATTCTGGCCGTGGGTCCAGGTCGACTGTCCGTTGACGAGTTGATTGCTCGCCGATTTGCACCCGATACACGCTCTCAGGCCGATCGTCTTGAAGCTGCTTTTACCGCAGACGCCGAGGCCGCTAACGACGTCAAAGCCGACGTTGTTGCTGACGGCGTCAGCTGA